The following are from one region of the Paenibacillus protaetiae genome:
- the pdhA gene encoding pyruvate dehydrogenase (acetyl-transferring) E1 component subunit alpha yields the protein MSKQPHVVHADPVTPLSVLSLDGDVVNPDFLPALSDEQLKEIMYRMVFTRAWDDRAVNLGRQGRLGFYAPVSGQEASMVGSEYALNKDDYVCPGYRDIPQLVWHGLPLYQAFLYSRGHQHGGQVPADVNVLMPQIIIGAQVLHATGIAMAFKKRGEKRVAITYTGDGGSSEGDFYEALNFAGAFKLPVIFAVQNNGYAITTPFKKQTGAQSIAHKAVAAGIQGVQVDGMDVLAVIKAVSDAAERARNGEGATLIEILTYRFRPHSMSDDATKYRTKDEEAEWALKDPLIRFGKYLEKKGLWTEEDTDRVKEEAKATVNEHIKKAEATEKMTVPGLIDSMFETTPAYLEEQKADFQ from the coding sequence ATGAGCAAACAGCCACATGTAGTTCATGCGGATCCGGTTACTCCGCTTTCCGTATTGTCTCTCGATGGTGATGTTGTTAATCCGGATTTTTTGCCGGCACTATCTGATGAACAATTAAAAGAAATTATGTACCGTATGGTATTTACCCGCGCTTGGGATGACCGCGCAGTTAATCTGGGCCGCCAAGGCCGCCTGGGCTTCTATGCGCCGGTATCCGGTCAAGAAGCTTCCATGGTGGGCAGCGAATACGCCCTGAATAAAGACGATTATGTATGCCCTGGCTATCGTGATATTCCGCAGCTGGTATGGCATGGTCTTCCGCTTTATCAAGCATTCCTGTATTCCCGCGGCCATCAGCATGGCGGCCAAGTCCCGGCTGATGTCAACGTTCTGATGCCTCAGATCATTATCGGCGCGCAAGTGCTGCATGCAACAGGCATCGCAATGGCGTTCAAGAAACGGGGAGAGAAACGTGTTGCCATTACGTATACAGGCGACGGCGGTTCCTCCGAAGGCGACTTCTACGAAGCGCTTAACTTCGCAGGCGCGTTTAAGCTTCCGGTTATTTTCGCCGTACAAAACAACGGCTATGCAATTACGACGCCGTTCAAGAAGCAAACCGGCGCGCAATCGATCGCGCACAAAGCGGTTGCTGCCGGCATTCAAGGCGTACAGGTCGACGGCATGGACGTACTTGCTGTTATCAAAGCGGTATCCGATGCTGCCGAACGCGCACGCAACGGCGAAGGCGCTACGCTGATCGAGATTTTGACATACCGTTTCCGTCCGCACTCCATGTCCGACGATGCAACGAAATACCGGACGAAAGACGAAGAAGCGGAATGGGCACTGAAGGATCCTCTTATTCGTTTCGGCAAATATTTGGAGAAAAAAGGCCTTTGGACGGAAGAAGATACGGACCGCGTGAAGGAAGAAGCGAAAGCAACAGTCAACGAGCATATCAAAAAAGCGGAAGCGACTGAAAAAATGACGGTTCCTGGTTTGATCGACTCGATGTTTGAAACGACACCGGCGTATCTGGAAGAGCAGAAGGCTGATTTTCAATAA
- a CDS encoding dihydrolipoamide acetyltransferase family protein, producing the protein MAKFNYLFPELGEGLHEGEIVKVHVKPGDKVTDEDVIMEVQNDKAIVEVPCPVNGTVLEVRVKDGQVCHVGEVVAVIEAEGDIPEQAAPAEEAPQAAAPEAAAPAAAPAAVGAAPQASGSLVLATPSVRKYAREKNIDLTQVNGSGKNGRITREDVDGFAGGAVPAAAPSAVETAAPAAAAPAAAEAKAAPVAAGTPYRPEERVPFKGIRKAIANAMVKSVYTAPHVTIMDEVDVTELVALRAKYKPYAEKKGAKLTYLPFIVKALVAACRQFPIMNATLDEANQEIVLRKYYNIGIATDTDNGLIVPVIEDADRKNIWMVADSIRDLAVRGREGKLAANELKGSTISISNIGSAGGMFFTPVINFPEVAILGTGRISEKPVVKNGEVVPAPVMALSLSFDHRLIDGATAQNFMNYIKQLLAQPELFIMEV; encoded by the coding sequence GTGGCGAAATTTAATTATTTATTCCCTGAGCTGGGCGAAGGTTTGCATGAAGGCGAAATCGTCAAAGTGCATGTGAAGCCCGGCGATAAAGTAACGGACGAAGATGTCATTATGGAAGTGCAGAACGACAAGGCGATTGTCGAAGTTCCTTGTCCGGTGAACGGCACGGTGCTGGAAGTCCGCGTGAAGGACGGCCAAGTATGCCATGTCGGCGAAGTGGTAGCGGTAATCGAAGCGGAAGGCGATATTCCGGAGCAAGCTGCCCCGGCCGAAGAAGCGCCTCAGGCGGCGGCTCCTGAAGCTGCAGCTCCTGCTGCCGCACCGGCAGCGGTTGGCGCAGCGCCTCAAGCGTCCGGCAGCCTTGTGCTGGCTACGCCAAGCGTTCGCAAATATGCCCGCGAGAAAAACATCGACTTGACGCAAGTAAACGGCTCCGGCAAAAACGGCCGCATTACGCGCGAAGACGTTGACGGCTTCGCAGGCGGCGCTGTACCGGCAGCGGCTCCGTCAGCAGTTGAAACGGCTGCGCCAGCTGCGGCAGCTCCTGCAGCGGCTGAAGCAAAAGCGGCTCCTGTCGCAGCCGGAACGCCTTACCGTCCGGAAGAACGCGTTCCGTTCAAAGGTATCCGCAAAGCGATCGCCAATGCAATGGTTAAATCGGTATACACAGCCCCTCATGTTACGATCATGGACGAAGTGGACGTAACCGAGCTTGTTGCATTGCGTGCAAAATATAAACCATACGCAGAGAAAAAGGGCGCGAAGCTCACCTACCTGCCGTTTATCGTGAAGGCTCTTGTGGCTGCTTGCCGCCAGTTCCCGATCATGAACGCTACGCTTGACGAAGCAAACCAAGAAATCGTGCTTCGCAAATATTACAACATCGGTATCGCAACCGATACGGACAACGGCCTGATCGTTCCGGTTATCGAAGATGCGGACCGCAAAAATATTTGGATGGTTGCCGATTCCATTCGTGACCTGGCTGTCCGCGGACGCGAAGGCAAACTTGCTGCTAACGAACTGAAAGGCAGCACCATTTCGATTTCGAACATTGGTTCCGCAGGCGGCATGTTCTTTACGCCGGTTATCAACTTCCCTGAAGTTGCGATCCTCGGGACCGGCCGCATCTCGGAAAAACCGGTTGTGAAGAACGGTGAAGTCGTTCCGGCTCCGGTTATGGCCTTGTCGCTCAGCTTTGACCACCGTCTCATCGACGGCGCAACTGCACAAAACTTTATGAACTATATTAAACAGCTGCTGGCACAACCTGAGCTGTTCATCATGGAGGTGTAA
- a CDS encoding alpha-ketoacid dehydrogenase subunit beta, whose product MAQMNMLEAIRDAMRVELKRDPNVLIFGEDVGKVGGVFRVTEGLQEEFGEERVFDTPLAESAIAGLAVGMGTQGFRPIAEIQFVGFIYEALDQMFVQAARMRYRSGGRYNAPIVFRTPFGGGVKAAELHTDSLEGLALQTPGMKVIVPSNPYDAKGLMISAIRDNDPVFFMEHLNLYRKFKAEVPEGEYTIEIGKANVVREGSDVTIIAYGMMVHTAVAAAEELEKSGIKAEVIDLRTLLPLDIDTIVESIKKTNRAIVVQEAQKTSGVAAEVIAQINEKAILHLEAPVLRVAGPDTVYPFALIEDTWLPTPARVAAAVHKVLEF is encoded by the coding sequence ATGGCACAAATGAATATGTTGGAAGCAATCCGCGACGCAATGCGCGTGGAATTGAAACGAGATCCGAACGTGCTTATCTTCGGTGAGGACGTTGGTAAAGTTGGCGGTGTATTCCGCGTAACGGAAGGACTGCAGGAAGAATTCGGCGAAGAGCGCGTATTTGATACGCCGCTTGCAGAATCGGCAATCGCAGGTCTTGCGGTTGGTATGGGTACGCAAGGATTCCGCCCGATTGCGGAAATCCAGTTCGTAGGTTTTATTTATGAAGCGCTCGACCAAATGTTTGTACAAGCAGCGCGCATGCGTTACCGTTCCGGCGGCCGCTACAATGCGCCGATCGTATTCCGTACGCCTTTTGGCGGCGGCGTAAAAGCAGCCGAGCTGCATACAGACTCGCTGGAAGGCCTTGCTTTGCAAACGCCGGGCATGAAAGTTATCGTGCCTTCGAATCCGTATGATGCTAAAGGCTTGATGATTTCCGCGATTCGCGACAACGATCCGGTCTTTTTCATGGAGCATTTGAACTTGTACCGTAAATTTAAAGCGGAAGTTCCGGAAGGCGAATACACGATCGAAATCGGCAAAGCTAACGTTGTCCGCGAAGGCAGCGACGTAACGATCATCGCTTACGGCATGATGGTTCATACTGCGGTTGCGGCTGCGGAAGAGCTTGAAAAATCCGGCATCAAAGCGGAAGTTATCGACCTTCGCACTTTGCTGCCGCTTGATATCGACACCATCGTGGAGTCGATCAAGAAAACAAACCGTGCTATTGTTGTGCAAGAAGCGCAAAAAACATCCGGCGTAGCTGCCGAGGTCATTGCGCAAATCAATGAAAAAGCGATTTTGCATCTTGAAGCGCCCGTGCTTCGCGTTGCCGGCCCGGATACGGTTTATCCGTTTGCGCTGATCGAAGATACATGGCTTCCAACTCCTGCTCGCGTAGCGGCAGCTGTCCATAAAGTTCTCGAGTTTTAA